A single Cupriavidus sp. D39 DNA region contains:
- a CDS encoding pseudouridine synthase gives MTDSNSPKRKTLGIKTAAPEGNARKPAATRPVRVSDLNRGRVRAVVDGIKQAQERAGGRKKAEDAGQRPPRGPRTGEGQDRPRRFGPGEGQDRPRRFAGEGNDRPRRFDSGEGQDRPRRFTPGEGQDRPRRFGGDSNDRPRNFGPGEGQDRPRRFAPGEGQDRPRRFAGEGNDRPRNFGSGEGQDRPRRFAPGEGQDRPRRFAPGEGQDRPRRFTPGEGQDRPRRFAPGEGQDRPRRFAPGEGQDRPRRFAPGEGQDRPRRFAPGEGQDRPRRFAPGEGQDRPRRFTPGEGQDRPRRFAGEGNDRPRNFGPGEGQDRPRRFAGQGDDRPRRPAPGGDNDRARRFGPGEGQDRPHRSGDAGRRDYQGARPERTERAERAAPVQNAPQPSSDGLVRLSKRMSELGLCSRREADEWIPRGWVLVDGQPVTELGSRISPDANIEIHQAARSEQGERVTVLLHKPVGYVSGQAEDGYEPAAVLFAPENQWELDPTRKRFAPWQRKSLAPAGRLDIDSTGLLVLTQDGRVARHLIGEDSTVEKEYLVRVSWDSPEGLVERDISHVFPVELIEKLRHGLSLDGEALKPAKVSWQNEEQLRFVLREGKKRQIRRMCEQVGLRVVGLKRVRMGRIVLGDLPVGQWRFLGAFEKF, from the coding sequence ATGACCGATAGCAATTCGCCCAAGCGCAAGACGCTGGGCATCAAGACCGCCGCGCCCGAGGGCAACGCCCGCAAACCCGCCGCCACCCGGCCGGTGCGGGTGTCCGACCTGAACCGTGGACGCGTGCGCGCCGTGGTCGACGGCATCAAGCAGGCACAGGAACGCGCCGGCGGCCGCAAGAAGGCGGAAGACGCTGGCCAGCGCCCGCCGCGCGGCCCGCGTACGGGCGAGGGGCAGGACCGGCCGCGCCGCTTCGGTCCAGGCGAGGGGCAGGACCGTCCGCGCCGCTTTGCCGGCGAAGGCAACGATCGCCCGCGCCGTTTCGACTCCGGCGAAGGGCAGGACCGTCCGCGCCGTTTCACCCCGGGTGAAGGCCAGGATCGGCCCCGCCGCTTTGGCGGCGACAGCAATGACCGCCCGCGCAACTTCGGCCCCGGCGAAGGCCAGGACCGTCCGCGTCGCTTTGCCCCGGGCGAAGGGCAGGACCGTCCCCGCCGCTTTGCTGGCGAAGGCAATGACCGCCCGCGCAACTTCGGCTCCGGCGAAGGCCAGGACCGCCCGCGTCGCTTCGCCCCGGGCGAAGGCCAGGATCGTCCGCGTCGCTTCGCGCCCGGCGAAGGGCAAGACCGTCCGCGCCGCTTCACCCCGGGCGAAGGCCAGGACCGCCCGCGCCGTTTTGCGCCCGGCGAAGGCCAGGACCGCCCGCGTCGCTTCGCCCCGGGCGAAGGCCAGGATCGTCCGCGTCGCTTCGCGCCCGGCGAAGGGCAAGACCGTCCGCGCCGCTTCGCCCCGGGCGAAGGCCAGGATCGTCCGCGTCGCTTCGCGCCCGGCGAAGGGCAAGACCGTCCGCGCCGCTTCACCCCGGGCGAGGGCCAGGACCGCCCTCGCCGCTTTGCCGGAGAAGGCAACGATCGCCCGCGCAATTTCGGTCCCGGCGAAGGCCAGGACCGTCCGCGCCGCTTTGCCGGCCAGGGCGACGACCGCCCTCGCCGTCCCGCTCCCGGTGGCGACAATGACCGTGCGCGCCGCTTCGGCCCGGGCGAAGGACAAGACCGTCCGCACCGCTCCGGCGATGCCGGCCGGCGCGACTACCAGGGCGCCCGTCCCGAACGTACGGAACGTGCGGAACGTGCGGCCCCCGTGCAAAACGCGCCCCAACCTAGCTCCGATGGCCTGGTGCGCCTGTCCAAGCGGATGTCGGAACTCGGCCTGTGTTCGCGCCGCGAAGCCGATGAATGGATTCCGCGCGGCTGGGTACTGGTCGACGGCCAGCCCGTCACCGAGCTCGGCTCGCGCATCAGCCCGGACGCCAACATCGAGATCCACCAGGCTGCGCGCTCCGAGCAAGGCGAACGCGTGACCGTGCTGCTGCACAAGCCGGTCGGTTACGTGTCGGGCCAGGCCGAAGATGGCTACGAGCCCGCCGCCGTGCTGTTCGCGCCGGAAAACCAGTGGGAGCTGGACCCCACACGCAAGCGCTTTGCCCCGTGGCAACGCAAGAGCCTGGCGCCTGCCGGCCGGCTCGACATCGACTCCACCGGCCTGCTGGTGCTGACCCAGGACGGCCGCGTTGCGCGCCACCTGATCGGCGAGGACTCGACCGTCGAGAAGGAATACCTGGTGCGGGTGAGCTGGGATTCGCCGGAAGGCCTGGTCGAGCGCGACATCTCGCACGTGTTCCCGGTGGAACTGATCGAGAAGCTGCGCCACGGCCTGTCGCTGGATGGTGAGGCGCTCAAGCCGGCCAAGGTGAGCTGGCAGAACGAGGAGCAGTTGCGCTTCGTCCTGCGCGAGGGCAAGAAGCGCCAGATCCGCCGCATGTGCGAACAGGTTGGCCTGCGGGTCGTGGGCCTGAAGCGCGTGCGCATGGGCCGCATCGTGCTGGGCGACCTGCCGGTGGGCCAGTGGCGCTTCCTTGGCGCCTTCGAGAAGTTCTAA
- the rpsB gene encoding 30S ribosomal protein S2 → MSVTMREMLEAGCHFGHQTRFWNPKMAPYIFGHRNKIHIINLEKTLPMFQDALKYVRQLAANRGTVLFVGTKRQSREILAEEAGRAGMPYVDARWLGGMMTNFKTVKISIKRLKDMEAAKEAGALETMSKKEALMFEREMDKLQKSIGGIKDMGGVPDAIFVVDVGYHKIAVTEAKKLGVPVIGVVDTNHSPEGIDYVIPGNDDSSKAVALYVRGVADAILEGRANAVQDVVEAARGGDDFVEVEEA, encoded by the coding sequence ATGTCCGTTACCATGCGCGAAATGCTGGAAGCCGGTTGCCACTTTGGCCACCAAACCCGCTTCTGGAACCCCAAGATGGCTCCGTACATCTTCGGCCACCGCAACAAGATCCATATTATCAACCTCGAAAAGACGTTGCCGATGTTCCAGGACGCGCTGAAGTACGTGCGTCAACTGGCAGCAAATCGCGGCACCGTGCTGTTCGTGGGCACCAAGCGTCAATCGCGCGAAATCCTGGCTGAAGAAGCAGGCCGCGCTGGCATGCCCTACGTCGACGCCCGCTGGCTCGGCGGCATGATGACCAATTTCAAGACCGTCAAGATCTCGATCAAGCGCCTGAAGGACATGGAAGCCGCCAAGGAAGCCGGCGCGCTGGAAACCATGAGCAAGAAGGAAGCCCTGATGTTCGAGCGCGAAATGGACAAGCTGCAAAAGTCCATCGGCGGCATCAAGGACATGGGCGGCGTGCCTGACGCCATCTTCGTGGTCGACGTCGGCTACCACAAGATTGCCGTGACCGAAGCCAAGAAGCTGGGCGTGCCCGTCATCGGCGTGGTCGATACCAACCACTCGCCGGAAGGCATCGACTACGTGATCCCGGGTAACGACGACTCGAGCAAGGCAGTTGCCCTGTACGTGCGCGGCGTGGCCGACGCGATCCTGGAAGGCCGTGCAAACGCCGTGCAGGACGTGGTTGAAGCCGCCCGCGGCGGTGACGATTTCGTCGAAGTCGAAGAAGCCTAA
- a CDS encoding [protein-PII] uridylyltransferase: MDATPEIILATRVRDQLKADKQAVFADFNAHGHVGHLLTRLRRAVDTALVEAWRGLGLPDDSALVAVGGYGRGELFPFSDVDVLLLLPSEPDEDTTSRLEKFIGLCWDLGLEIGSAVRTVDDCIRESRQDVTIQTSLLEARLLTGNRKLFSELQTRYQADLDPRAFFQAKLLEMRQRHAKYQDTPYSLEPNSKESPGGLRDLQVILWMTKAAGLGDSWKELFERGLLSEREAQELARNERLLKTIRARLHLVAGRRQDVLVFDLQTALAESFGYRQNNNKRASEQLMRRYYWAAKAVTQLNIVLLLNIEAMLFPSESKVTRVINERFVERQGMLEITSDDLYEREPHAILETFLVYERTPGVKGLSPRTLRGLYNARTVMDASWRNDPVNRRLFLAIVQEPQGITHALRLMNQTSVLGRYLINFRRIVGQMQHDLFHVYTVDQHILMVVRNMRRFAIVEHTHEFPFCSQLMATFDRPWVLWVAALFHDIAKGRGGDHSKLGTADARRFCKQHGIEREDADLIAWLVEHHLTMSHVAQKQDLTDADVIHAFARVVGTERYLTALYLLTVADIRGTSPKVWNAWKGKLLEDLYRITLRVLGGARVDPHSLWAQRKDDTIAQLRLKAFDPELGKPLWAQLDVAFFLRHDARDIAWLTRHLYNKVDSPVPVVKARLSPAGEGLQVAVYVKDQPDVFARICGYFERKSFSIQEAKIHTTRHGYALDTFQVTDPGISSDASGNYRDIIALVEHELAERLQQQGTLPEPAQGRLSRQSRSFPIKPRVDLRPDERGQYYLLSLSANDRTGLLYAISRVLAKHRTSVHTARINTLGERVEDVFLVDGSRLGSDNKLQLQLEQDLLAALAI, from the coding sequence ATGGACGCCACGCCGGAAATCATCCTCGCCACCCGTGTTCGCGATCAGCTGAAAGCCGACAAGCAAGCCGTGTTCGCGGACTTCAACGCGCACGGCCATGTCGGCCACCTGCTGACGCGCCTGCGGCGCGCGGTCGATACCGCGCTGGTCGAAGCCTGGCGCGGGCTGGGCCTGCCGGACGACAGCGCGCTGGTGGCGGTGGGCGGCTACGGGCGCGGCGAGCTGTTCCCGTTTTCCGATGTGGATGTGCTGCTGTTGCTGCCATCGGAGCCCGACGAGGACACCACCTCCAGGCTGGAGAAGTTCATCGGCCTGTGCTGGGACCTGGGGCTTGAAATCGGCTCCGCCGTGCGCACCGTGGACGACTGCATCCGCGAATCGCGCCAGGACGTGACGATCCAGACGTCCTTGCTGGAAGCGCGCCTGCTGACGGGCAACCGCAAGCTGTTTTCCGAGCTGCAGACGCGCTACCAGGCCGACCTGGACCCGCGCGCCTTCTTCCAGGCCAAGCTGCTGGAAATGCGCCAGCGCCACGCCAAGTACCAGGACACGCCCTACTCGCTCGAGCCCAACAGCAAGGAAAGCCCCGGCGGCCTGCGCGACCTGCAGGTGATCCTGTGGATGACCAAGGCGGCCGGCCTGGGCGACAGCTGGAAGGAACTGTTCGAGCGCGGGCTGCTGAGCGAGCGCGAAGCGCAGGAGCTCGCCCGCAACGAGCGCCTGCTCAAGACCATCCGTGCGCGCCTGCACCTGGTGGCCGGACGCCGCCAGGACGTGCTGGTGTTCGACCTGCAGACCGCGCTGGCCGAGTCCTTCGGCTATCGGCAGAACAATAACAAGCGCGCCAGCGAGCAGCTGATGCGCCGTTATTACTGGGCGGCCAAGGCGGTCACGCAGCTCAATATCGTGCTGCTGCTCAATATCGAGGCCATGCTGTTCCCGAGCGAATCCAAGGTGACGCGTGTCATCAACGAGCGCTTCGTGGAACGCCAGGGCATGCTCGAGATCACCAGCGACGATCTCTACGAGCGCGAGCCCCACGCCATCCTGGAAACGTTCCTGGTGTACGAGCGCACGCCGGGCGTCAAGGGCTTGTCGCCACGTACGCTGCGCGGCCTGTACAACGCCCGCACGGTGATGGACGCGAGCTGGCGCAACGATCCGGTAAACCGCCGCCTGTTCCTCGCCATCGTGCAGGAGCCGCAGGGCATCACCCACGCGCTGCGCCTGATGAACCAGACCAGCGTGCTGGGCCGTTACCTGATCAATTTCCGCCGCATCGTCGGGCAGATGCAGCACGACCTGTTCCACGTCTACACGGTGGACCAGCACATCCTGATGGTGGTGCGCAACATGCGCCGCTTCGCCATCGTCGAGCACACGCACGAATTCCCCTTCTGCAGCCAGCTGATGGCCACCTTCGACCGCCCCTGGGTGCTGTGGGTGGCGGCGCTGTTCCACGACATCGCCAAGGGCCGCGGCGGCGATCACTCCAAGCTTGGCACGGCCGACGCGCGCCGGTTCTGCAAGCAGCACGGCATCGAGCGCGAAGATGCCGACCTGATCGCCTGGCTGGTCGAGCATCACCTGACCATGAGCCATGTCGCGCAGAAGCAGGACCTGACCGATGCGGACGTGATCCATGCCTTCGCCCGCGTGGTCGGCACCGAGCGCTACCTGACCGCGCTCTACCTGCTGACGGTGGCCGATATCCGCGGCACCAGCCCCAAGGTGTGGAACGCGTGGAAGGGCAAGCTGCTGGAAGACCTCTACCGCATCACGCTGCGCGTGCTGGGCGGCGCGCGCGTGGACCCGCATTCGCTGTGGGCGCAGCGCAAGGACGACACCATTGCGCAGCTGCGGCTCAAGGCGTTCGACCCGGAACTGGGCAAGCCATTGTGGGCCCAGCTCGACGTGGCCTTCTTCCTGCGTCACGATGCGCGCGACATCGCCTGGCTCACGCGGCACCTGTACAACAAGGTGGACAGCCCGGTGCCGGTGGTCAAGGCGCGCCTGTCGCCCGCGGGCGAAGGCCTGCAGGTGGCGGTCTACGTCAAGGACCAGCCCGACGTGTTCGCGCGCATCTGCGGCTATTTCGAGCGCAAGAGCTTCTCCATTCAGGAGGCCAAGATCCACACCACGCGCCACGGCTATGCGCTGGATACCTTCCAGGTGACCGACCCGGGCATCAGCAGCGATGCCAGCGGCAACTACCGCGACATCATCGCGCTGGTGGAGCACGAACTGGCAGAGCGCCTGCAGCAGCAAGGCACGCTGCCGGAACCCGCCCAGGGGCGGCTGTCGCGCCAGTCGCGCAGCTTCCCGATCAAGCCGCGCGTTGACCTGCGCCCCGACGAACGCGGCCAGTACTACCTGCTTTCTTTGTCGGCCAACGACCGCACCGGCCTGCTGTACGCGATCTCGCGCGTACTGGCCAAACATCGCACCTCGGTGCATACCGCCCGCATCAATACGCTCGGCGAGCGGGTGGAAGACGTTTTCCTGGTCGATGGCAGCCGCCTCGGCTCGGATAACAAACTGCAGTTACAGCTTGAACAGGACCTGCTGGCGGCGCTGGCCATCTAG